Part of the Actinomycetes bacterium genome, GCGCTCCTCGACCGACCGCCGGCACGCCCGCGGGTCGATCTCGCCCGCCCGTTGCATCCACCGGGCGAAGTCGTCCTCGTCGTCGGCGAGGAACCCGTTCACCCCGTGCTCGACGATCTCGGCCAGGGCGCCGCGCCGCAGGGCGATCACCGGCGTGCCGCAGGCGAGCGCCTCGATGGCCGCGGTACCGCCCGGCTCGTCCCACCTGATCGGCATGAGCACCGCCTTGGCCACGCCGACCAGGGCCTGCTTCCGGGCGCCGCCGACGGTCCCGATCCACCGGATGCGCTCGCCGTCCTCGAACGGGCGCACGGCGTCGAGGTAGTAGCGCACGTCCGCGTAGTCGTGCAGTGGGCTGCCCGCGTCGTCCAGGGCGCCGAAGAGCTGGTCGGGGCCTGGGACGCCCCCGACCGGCCCGGCCATGTCGACGGGCAGGCCCAGCTCCTTGCACAGGCGGGCAGCGGTGTCGACGCCCTTGGCGTGGGTGAAACGGCCAAGGGTGAGGAAGCGGTCGCCCTTGGCCGGCTGGAACTCGTATGCCTCGACCGGGACGGCGAGGTGCACGACCCCGAGGGTCTGTGCCCGCAGGGCGGGGGGCGCGTTGCGGCGCTGGGACTCCGAGACGCAGTTGAAGAACACCCGGCCCCTGCCGTCGAACCCGGCGTAGAAGCTCGGGTGCTTGCGCAGGTCCCAGTGGAGCGTCTGCAGGACCGGCGGGGCCTCCGGGCCGAGCGCGGCCAGCACGCTCGGGCCCACCACCTCGAGGTGGTCGTGGATCAGATCGACCTCCGGGTAGCGCCCGAGCTCGTCCAGGACGTGCAGCATGTGGGCGTGGGTGATGCCGACGACCTGTCCGTAGGCGGCGCCCAGGTGGCGGAACTGGCCCTCCGGGAACGACGCGTGCCTGCCCTCGACCTCGATCGTCGACCCGCCGACCGTGCAGAGCAGCACGCGGACGCCGCGCCGGCGCAGTTCCGGGATCAGGCAGGCGATCATGTTCTCGATGCCGCCATAGTTGCGGGGCGGTACCTCGAGCCACGGGCCGGCGTTCATCAGTACGGTGACGCTCATGCTTCCTCCATGCCCAGGGGACCGGTGGCGTGCATGGCGGCGCCCGGTCTGCTCCCTACCCGCCGTGTGTAGCCGGCTGGTGGGGCGAGCAAACCGGGCGCGGGACCTCTGGCCGGCCGCAGGCCGGTCAGGCGCTCGGCGTCAGGCCGCCCGCCTGCGGGAGGCGACGAGCACCAGCAGCCCGCCGACGACCAGGAGCGCGAGGCCGCCGCCGAGGAGCTGCGGTGCGTGGGAGCCTGTGAACGCGAGCGTGTCGGCCGGCTTCTTCGGCTTGCAGGGCGAGTTGAAGCGGTTGTGGGCCGCGATCACGAGCACCTGGCCGTTGGGCTTCCAGACGCTCGACTCGAGCGACGGGTGCTTGGTCAGGTCGACGTTGACCTTGGCGAGGAACTTGCCCTGGGCGTCGGTACGGATCGGGACCGGCTTCACGACCTCCTGGCCGGTGGTGACGTCGTGGAGGGTGAGGTGCACGGTCTCGTTGACGGGCAGACCGGAGCCGGTCGCGATCACCACGGTGCAGACCTTGCAGGTCAGCACCAGGGTCTCGGCGGCACTGGCGGGGACGGCACCGACCAGGAACAGCGCGGCGAGGGCCAGCAGCGCCCTCACGGACCGGGAGATTCTCATCTGCGGGATGCCTCCTTGCGGCACGTCTGGGCCGCGACGGTGTAGGACTTGAGCAGCTCGCCGAGCCGACGCACACCGATCTCGTGCCGGTTGTCCTCGCCGAGCAGGCGGATCACGGCGTCGCCCTGCCGGATGGCGGCGAGGCAGGCGGGCGGGGCCACCTCCCTGGGGCTGGGGGTGGTCGCGGTCACGGTCACGGTGCTCGACGGGGCCGCCCTGGCCGGGGCCGGGTC contains:
- a CDS encoding glycosyltransferase; its protein translation is MSVTVLMNAGPWLEVPPRNYGGIENMIACLIPELRRRGVRVLLCTVGGSTIEVEGRHASFPEGQFRHLGAAYGQVVGITHAHMLHVLDELGRYPEVDLIHDHLEVVGPSVLAALGPEAPPVLQTLHWDLRKHPSFYAGFDGRGRVFFNCVSESQRRNAPPALRAQTLGVVHLAVPVEAYEFQPAKGDRFLTLGRFTHAKGVDTAARLCKELGLPVDMAGPVGGVPGPDQLFGALDDAGSPLHDYADVRYYLDAVRPFEDGERIRWIGTVGGARKQALVGVAKAVLMPIRWDEPGGTAAIEALACGTPVIALRRGALAEIVEHGVNGFLADDEDDFARWMQRAGEIDPRACRRSVEERFSAPAMADAYLRLYEQVLARTGRLPV